A single region of the Hylaeus volcanicus isolate JK05 chromosome 5, UHH_iyHylVolc1.0_haploid, whole genome shotgun sequence genome encodes:
- the LOC128877703 gene encoding uncharacterized protein LOC128877703 isoform X2 gives MSDLQATLEFSLELCKFYNVDLFQRGYYQIRTALRVSPKLPVKVEVNQLRNHSLEAPGTSKRFQILYRNEEVTLGTSVLFRAHVLVHSHKIEEVLSRTHFNLGVELWFSEPTQPENMACVSSRALQLNFAPTKGLHYHLPVLFDYFHLAAVSITIHACLVALHQPYIKKSILHYVQSCAPRGGKPWLQFKQSTANGDNNAALGNIETTTRCVGSATKIQHAKLVQQEVIRLLLAARESLLNDLADLARLLPSCQQRVLEFFQNTHKEIIKMMDTEETDIAQLCAQNIVLWQHFLEAFSGREAVHQHLARIHHQLRVKRFAEGFFVLENPRTSAWGCYDANYQSYQAVSEAARRSRYLAALPPLPVHCPELDGDLHSLPLIFEDQYVNMKQRHRNSVPGMDDCSCGMAAILESRSMGIWSPRSEGAAQDIASIQGRLTLTPSTLPARHSKSLDQLGPEITPVQPRTSPKTLPRSISTQLFPRQRGGARNATPPATVPSRGRQRSIAPSSNTLFPPSGQQACSAPNPSLGSTPVVPLPRAKSTQMLVLNRQQQGDPQTTSITSLLAAMFPELPPGGQLPGYRPSSKPCEQTLTVPPFVGGMDHGQMTDCWTENKTASVAEGMNYHSLDTRRIRLEPRSHRLATRQALSSNDQNSFLPEKSSVNGDGFLQEQPLHTATLDRVTYRGNSRKQGHQAGGKYSQTNGLESRRYHTIGKTGHGQRTREIQDSMNGGGVPSSHSLMVDPLYKRSNYSPTTTDSFFYRTNGTSGRMHGEQPERPRRPKSTERLMDDVNATEYSDFRRERPRRRDERPGVKSPRNGVSPCYSEEKLRRQQIDDKTEVTNEMFYKVMNAMSEPRKEHRTERRKNRHGRRPHSAPVLDVDHPNDEGRKCNHRNRKPAPPPPGYQDPAVAPLPKYRHPPPAPTTNVLEVENNNKIILKIEPIKSPVEAPATNGTTPSDTSSTGAPPPNTKRLRCASVPVAQNKVVVPRSAVSLPCMPIRDSKDSLSNNLPVIPNPHSPPSSRPSSPTTSSSSSNLTSECSGWVSSGDTSSSEQRRNAKLSSEQLRQKLSKIVPRKERPPAKENIEEHSYEEVRLPPPKMFQDEPPPPEEFRDPPPVIDNPLYHVYETAKPARSPKQTKTAPCSPQKNRDRDRDTAYGGRDICLDCYQEGKELLQSTQDDSINFKKCKEEFKRQMSFSGKIYRERKEAQMRFHKRAHSLGYGDLLTPSSVKPLRSNVPLSDYPTLASTMPYFHISNEYRLFSPEGAHLIICVHGLDGNPADLRLIKTYLELSLPGAHLDFLMSERNQGDTFSDFDRMTDRLVCEILHHTVTSGLNPTKVSFIGHSLGTIIIRSALTRPELRPLLPRLHTFLSLSGPHLGTLYNTSGLVNAGMWFMQKLKKSGSLLQLAMKDASDVRQSFMFRLSQRSNLEKFKHVLLCGSAQDRYVPLHSARIELCKAAVRDSTDQGAAYREMVHNILYPVMSTSGVSLVRYDVHHALPATANALIGRAAHIAVLDSELFIEKFLLVAGLKYFR, from the exons ATGAGCGATCTACAAGCCACTCTCGAGTTCTCCCTCGAGCTTTGCAAGTTCTACAATGTCGATCTGTTCCAGCGCGG GTATTACCAGATTCGAACCGCCCTCAGAGTGTCGCCGAAACTCCCCGTCAAGGTGGAGGTTAACCAGCTGCGGAATC ACTCGTTGGAGGCGCCCGGGACGAGCAAGCGCTTTCAGATCCTCTACAGAAATGAGGAGGTGACACTCGGCACCTCGGTCCTATTCCGAGCGCACGTGCTCGTGCACAGTCACAAGATCGAGGAGGTGCTCTCGCGCACCCACTTCAATCTGGGCGTCGAGTTATGGTTCAGCGAGCCGACGCAGCCGGAGAACATGGCCTGCGTGTCGTCTAG GGCGTTGCAGCTGAACTTCGCGCCTACCAAGGGTCTTCACTATCATCTGCCGGTGCTCTTCGACTATTTTCATCTCGCCGCTGTATCCATCACGATCCACGCCTGCCTGGTAGCTCTTCATCAGCCCTACATCAA GAAAAGCATACTTCATTACGTGCAGAGCTG TGCTCCGCGCGGAGGGAAGCCATGGCTGCAATTTAAACAATCCACGGCGAACGGAGATAACAATGCCGCGCTGGGAAATATC GAGACCACGACGAGATGCGTCGGATCGGCCACGAAGATCCAGCACGCGAAGCTGGTTCAACAGGAAGTGATCAGGTTACTTCTGGCCGCGAGGGAATCTTTGCTCAACGATTTAGCTGATTTAGCGCGGCTTCTGCCTTCTTGCCAGCAAAGGGTGCTCGAGTTCTTTCAGAACACGCACAAAGAAATCATCAAG ATGATGGACACCGAGGAAACCGATATCGCTCAACTCTGCGCACAAAACATTGTCCTCTGGCAGCACTTCTTGGAGGCTTTCTCCGGACGCGAGGCCGTTCATCAGCATCTCGCCAGGATCCATCATCAACTGAGG GTGAAACGTTTCGCGGAAGGGTTCTTCGTGCTGGAAAATCCCAGGACGTCAGCCTGGGGTTGCTACGACGCGAATTATCAATCTTATCAGGCTGTGAGCGAGGCAGCCCGAAGATCGCGGTACCTGGCGGCGTTACCACCCCTGCCTGTCCACTGTCCAGAGCTGGACGGAGACCTCCACTCGCTTCCTTTGATCTTCGAGGATCAGTACGTGAACATGAAGCAGAGACACAGGAACAGCG TACCCGGCATGGACGACTGCAGTTGCGGGATGGCGGCGATCCTGGAGTCCCGATCGATGGGAATTTGGTCCCCCAGGAGCGAGGGGGCGGCCCAGGACATTGCTTCCATCCAGGGTCGTCTGACGTTGACTCCCTCCACGCTGCCCGCCAGGCACAGCAAGTCGTTGGACCAGCTGGGTCCGGAAATCACGCCGGTACAGCCACGGACATCGCCGAAGACTCTCCCCAGGTCCATCTCAACGCAGCTGTTCCCCAGGCAGAGAGGTGGTGCTCGAAACGCCACCCCTCCGGCGACTGTCCCTTCCAGAGGAAGACAGAGGTCCATAGCACCGTCCAGTAACACGCTTTTCCCGCCTTCGGGGCAGCAAGCCTGCTCGGCGCCGAATCCATCCCTTGGCTCGACGCCTGTGGTACCCCTGCCGCGCGCAAAGTCCACGCAGATGCTGGTGCTGAACCGTCAGCAACAAGGGGATCCCCAGACCACCTCCATCACGTCACTTTTAGCAGCGATGTTCCCCGAACTGCCACCTGGAGGACAGCTGCCGGGTTATCGACCGTCGAGCAAGCCCTGCGAGCAGACCTTGACGGTGCCTCCCTTTGTGGGAGGGATGGACCATGGTCAGATGACCGATTGCTGGACCGAAAACAAGACTGCCAGCGTTGCCGAAGGTATGA ATTATCACTCGCTGGATACGAGGAGGATCCGCCTGGAGCCGCGCAGTCATCGTTTAGCGACGCGTCAGGCTCTCTCGAGCAACGATCAAAACAGCTTCCTACCTGAGAAGTCGAGCGTCAACGGCGATGGCTTCCTGCAAGAGCAGCCTCTTCACACAGCGACTCTAGACAGGGTCACGTACAGGGGGAACTCGAGGAAGCAGGGTCATCAAGCTGGAGGCAAATACAGTCAAACGAACGGGCTGGAGTCCCGTAGATACCACACGATAGGGAAGACCGGGCATGGTCAACGTACGCGCGAAATCCAGGACTCGATGAACGGCGGGGGCGTCCCGAGCAGCCATTCGCTGATGGTGGATCCTTTGTACAAACGATCCAACTACTCTCCCACGACCACCGACTCCTTCTTCTACCGCACGAACGGCACCAGCGGACGAATGCACGGGGAACAGCCAGAGAGACCAAGAAGACCCAAGAGTACGGAGAGACTGATGGACGACGTCAATGCCACCGAGTACTCGGACTTCCGCAGAGAGAGGCCAAGAAGGAGGGACGAAAGACCTGGGGTCAAGTCCCCGCGAAACGGAGTGTCGCCCTGTTACAGCGAGGAGAAGCTGAGAAGGCAGCAAATCGACGACAAGACAGAGGTAACCAATGAGATGTTCTACAAGGTGATGAACGCCATGTCGGAGCCTAGAAAGGAGCATCGGACAGAGAGGAGAAAGAACAGGCACGGGAGGAGGCCACATTCGGCGCCTGTCCTCGACGTGGACCATCCGAACGACGAGGGCAGGAAGTGCAATCACAGAAACAGGAAGCCTGCTCCTCCCCCACCTGGCTACCAGGACCCAGCGGTGGCACCTCTGCCCAAGTACCGTCATCCACCTCCTGCGCCTACCACGAACGTCCTGGAGGTGGAGaacaacaataaaattattcttaag ATCGAGCCCATAAAATCGCCCGTGGAAGCGCCGGCGACCAACGGCACAACGCCGTCCGACACGTCAAGCACCGGTGCACCGCCGCCCAACACGAAAAGACTGAGATGCGCCAGCGTGCCAGTGGCGCAGAACAAGGTCGTGGTGCCACGAAGCGCTGTGTCATTGCCTTGCATGCCGATACGCGACAGCAAGGACAGCCTTAGCAACAATCTTCCCGTCATTCCGAATCCGCACAGCCCGCCGTCCAGCAGGCCCAGCAGCCCGACCACGAGCTCCAGCTCCAGCAACCTCACGTCCGAGTGTTCCGGCTGGGTCAGTAGCGGAGACACGTCGAGCTCGGAACAGCGTCGCAACGCGAAGCTGTCCAGCGAGCAGCTCAGACAAAAGCTGTCGAAGATAGTGCCCAGGAAGGAGAGGCCACCTGCCAAGGAGAACATCGAGGAGCACTCGTACGAGGAGGTTCGACTTCCACCTCCGAAGATGTTCCAGGACGAGCCCCCACCGCCGGAAGAGTTTCGCGATCCGCCTCCCGTCATCGACAACCCTCTGTACCACGTCTACGAGACGGCGAAGCCTGCCAGAAGCCCGAAGCAAACGAAAACGGCGCCGTGCAGTCCTCAGAAGAACAGGGACAGGGACAGGGACACCGCTTACGGTGGCAGGGACATCTGCCTGGACTGCTACCAGGAGGGCAAGGAACTCTTGCAGTCCACCCAGGACGACTCGATCAACTTCAAGAAGTGCAAGGAGGAATTCAAGCGTCAGATGAGCTTCTCTGGAAAGATCTACAG AGAACGAAAGGAAGCGCAGATGCGTTTCCATAAGCGCGCCCATTCCCTTGGATACGGTGACCTCCTGACCCCGTCGTCGGTTAAACCTCTAAGATCCAATGTGCCTCTTAGTGACTATCCGACCCTGGCCTCGACCATGCCGTACTTCCACATCAGCAACGAGTACAGGCTCTTCTCGCCGGAGGGGGCGCATCTCATCATCTGCGTCCACGGTCTCGATGGGAACCCTGCCGATCTCCGTCTCATCAAGACCTATTTAGAACTCAGTCTTCCCGGGGCCCATCTAGATTTTTTAATGTCTGAGAGGAATCAG GGTGACACTTTCTCGGACTTCGACAGGATGACCGATCGACTAGTGTGCGAAATACTCCATCATACCGTGACGTCGGGCCTGAACCCGACGAAAGTGAGCTTCATCGGACACTCTTTAGGGACCATCATCATACGCAGCGCTCTGACGCGGCCAGAACTGCGACCGCTGCTGCCGCGTTTGCACACATTCCTCAGCCTGAGCGGGCCACATTTGGGCACCCTGTACAACACCAGCGGATTGGTTAACGCAG GCATGTGGTTCATGCAGAAGCTGAAGAAATCCGGCTCGCTGCTGCAGCTGGCCATGAAGGACGCGTCCGACGTCAGGCAGTCCTTCATGTTCCGTCTCAGCCAGAGGAGCAATCTCGAGAAGTTCAAACACGTCCTTCTGTGCGGTAGCGCGCAGGATCGCTACGTGCCGCTTCATTCCGCGCGGATAGAGCTCTGCAAGGCCGCCGTTCGTGATTCGACAGATCAAG GCGCAGCGTATCGCGAGATGGTGCACAACATCCTGTACCCAGTGATGTCCACCAGCGGGGTGAGTCTAGTGAGGTACGACGTGCACCACGCGCTACCAGCGACGGCGAACGCCCTGATTGGTCGAGCCGCCCACATCGCCGTCCTCGATTCCGAGCTTTTCATCGAGAAGTTCCTGCTGGTGGCTGGCTTGAAGTACTTCAGATAA
- the LOC128877703 gene encoding uncharacterized protein LOC128877703 isoform X1 — translation MSDLQATLEFSLELCKFYNVDLFQRGYYQIRTALRVSPKLPVKVEVNQLRNHSLEAPGTSKRFQILYRNEEVTLGTSVLFRAHVLVHSHKIEEVLSRTHFNLGVELWFSEPTQPENMACVSSRALQLNFAPTKGLHYHLPVLFDYFHLAAVSITIHACLVALHQPYIKKSILHYVQSCAPRGGKPWLQFKQSTANGDNNAALGNIETTTRCVGSATKIQHAKLVQQEVIRLLLAARESLLNDLADLARLLPSCQQRVLEFFQNTHKEIIKMMDTEETDIAQLCAQNIVLWQHFLEAFSGREAVHQHLARIHHQLRVKRFAEGFFVLENPRTSAWGCYDANYQSYQAVSEAARRSRYLAALPPLPVHCPELDGDLHSLPLIFEDQYVNMKQRHRNSVPGMDDCSCGMAAILESRSMGIWSPRSEGAAQDIASIQGRLTLTPSTLPARHSKSLDQLGPEITPVQPRTSPKTLPRSISTQLFPRQRGGARNATPPATVPSRGRQRSIAPSSNTLFPPSGQQACSAPNPSLGSTPVVPLPRAKSTQMLVLNRQQQGDPQTTSITSLLAAMFPELPPGGQLPGYRPSSKPCEQTLTVPPFVGGMDHGQMTDCWTENKTASVAEEYSLPDYHSLDTRRIRLEPRSHRLATRQALSSNDQNSFLPEKSSVNGDGFLQEQPLHTATLDRVTYRGNSRKQGHQAGGKYSQTNGLESRRYHTIGKTGHGQRTREIQDSMNGGGVPSSHSLMVDPLYKRSNYSPTTTDSFFYRTNGTSGRMHGEQPERPRRPKSTERLMDDVNATEYSDFRRERPRRRDERPGVKSPRNGVSPCYSEEKLRRQQIDDKTEVTNEMFYKVMNAMSEPRKEHRTERRKNRHGRRPHSAPVLDVDHPNDEGRKCNHRNRKPAPPPPGYQDPAVAPLPKYRHPPPAPTTNVLEVENNNKIILKIEPIKSPVEAPATNGTTPSDTSSTGAPPPNTKRLRCASVPVAQNKVVVPRSAVSLPCMPIRDSKDSLSNNLPVIPNPHSPPSSRPSSPTTSSSSSNLTSECSGWVSSGDTSSSEQRRNAKLSSEQLRQKLSKIVPRKERPPAKENIEEHSYEEVRLPPPKMFQDEPPPPEEFRDPPPVIDNPLYHVYETAKPARSPKQTKTAPCSPQKNRDRDRDTAYGGRDICLDCYQEGKELLQSTQDDSINFKKCKEEFKRQMSFSGKIYRERKEAQMRFHKRAHSLGYGDLLTPSSVKPLRSNVPLSDYPTLASTMPYFHISNEYRLFSPEGAHLIICVHGLDGNPADLRLIKTYLELSLPGAHLDFLMSERNQGDTFSDFDRMTDRLVCEILHHTVTSGLNPTKVSFIGHSLGTIIIRSALTRPELRPLLPRLHTFLSLSGPHLGTLYNTSGLVNAGMWFMQKLKKSGSLLQLAMKDASDVRQSFMFRLSQRSNLEKFKHVLLCGSAQDRYVPLHSARIELCKAAVRDSTDQGAAYREMVHNILYPVMSTSGVSLVRYDVHHALPATANALIGRAAHIAVLDSELFIEKFLLVAGLKYFR, via the exons ATGAGCGATCTACAAGCCACTCTCGAGTTCTCCCTCGAGCTTTGCAAGTTCTACAATGTCGATCTGTTCCAGCGCGG GTATTACCAGATTCGAACCGCCCTCAGAGTGTCGCCGAAACTCCCCGTCAAGGTGGAGGTTAACCAGCTGCGGAATC ACTCGTTGGAGGCGCCCGGGACGAGCAAGCGCTTTCAGATCCTCTACAGAAATGAGGAGGTGACACTCGGCACCTCGGTCCTATTCCGAGCGCACGTGCTCGTGCACAGTCACAAGATCGAGGAGGTGCTCTCGCGCACCCACTTCAATCTGGGCGTCGAGTTATGGTTCAGCGAGCCGACGCAGCCGGAGAACATGGCCTGCGTGTCGTCTAG GGCGTTGCAGCTGAACTTCGCGCCTACCAAGGGTCTTCACTATCATCTGCCGGTGCTCTTCGACTATTTTCATCTCGCCGCTGTATCCATCACGATCCACGCCTGCCTGGTAGCTCTTCATCAGCCCTACATCAA GAAAAGCATACTTCATTACGTGCAGAGCTG TGCTCCGCGCGGAGGGAAGCCATGGCTGCAATTTAAACAATCCACGGCGAACGGAGATAACAATGCCGCGCTGGGAAATATC GAGACCACGACGAGATGCGTCGGATCGGCCACGAAGATCCAGCACGCGAAGCTGGTTCAACAGGAAGTGATCAGGTTACTTCTGGCCGCGAGGGAATCTTTGCTCAACGATTTAGCTGATTTAGCGCGGCTTCTGCCTTCTTGCCAGCAAAGGGTGCTCGAGTTCTTTCAGAACACGCACAAAGAAATCATCAAG ATGATGGACACCGAGGAAACCGATATCGCTCAACTCTGCGCACAAAACATTGTCCTCTGGCAGCACTTCTTGGAGGCTTTCTCCGGACGCGAGGCCGTTCATCAGCATCTCGCCAGGATCCATCATCAACTGAGG GTGAAACGTTTCGCGGAAGGGTTCTTCGTGCTGGAAAATCCCAGGACGTCAGCCTGGGGTTGCTACGACGCGAATTATCAATCTTATCAGGCTGTGAGCGAGGCAGCCCGAAGATCGCGGTACCTGGCGGCGTTACCACCCCTGCCTGTCCACTGTCCAGAGCTGGACGGAGACCTCCACTCGCTTCCTTTGATCTTCGAGGATCAGTACGTGAACATGAAGCAGAGACACAGGAACAGCG TACCCGGCATGGACGACTGCAGTTGCGGGATGGCGGCGATCCTGGAGTCCCGATCGATGGGAATTTGGTCCCCCAGGAGCGAGGGGGCGGCCCAGGACATTGCTTCCATCCAGGGTCGTCTGACGTTGACTCCCTCCACGCTGCCCGCCAGGCACAGCAAGTCGTTGGACCAGCTGGGTCCGGAAATCACGCCGGTACAGCCACGGACATCGCCGAAGACTCTCCCCAGGTCCATCTCAACGCAGCTGTTCCCCAGGCAGAGAGGTGGTGCTCGAAACGCCACCCCTCCGGCGACTGTCCCTTCCAGAGGAAGACAGAGGTCCATAGCACCGTCCAGTAACACGCTTTTCCCGCCTTCGGGGCAGCAAGCCTGCTCGGCGCCGAATCCATCCCTTGGCTCGACGCCTGTGGTACCCCTGCCGCGCGCAAAGTCCACGCAGATGCTGGTGCTGAACCGTCAGCAACAAGGGGATCCCCAGACCACCTCCATCACGTCACTTTTAGCAGCGATGTTCCCCGAACTGCCACCTGGAGGACAGCTGCCGGGTTATCGACCGTCGAGCAAGCCCTGCGAGCAGACCTTGACGGTGCCTCCCTTTGTGGGAGGGATGGACCATGGTCAGATGACCGATTGCTGGACCGAAAACAAGACTGCCAGCGTTGCCGAAG AATATTCCCTTCCAGATTATCACTCGCTGGATACGAGGAGGATCCGCCTGGAGCCGCGCAGTCATCGTTTAGCGACGCGTCAGGCTCTCTCGAGCAACGATCAAAACAGCTTCCTACCTGAGAAGTCGAGCGTCAACGGCGATGGCTTCCTGCAAGAGCAGCCTCTTCACACAGCGACTCTAGACAGGGTCACGTACAGGGGGAACTCGAGGAAGCAGGGTCATCAAGCTGGAGGCAAATACAGTCAAACGAACGGGCTGGAGTCCCGTAGATACCACACGATAGGGAAGACCGGGCATGGTCAACGTACGCGCGAAATCCAGGACTCGATGAACGGCGGGGGCGTCCCGAGCAGCCATTCGCTGATGGTGGATCCTTTGTACAAACGATCCAACTACTCTCCCACGACCACCGACTCCTTCTTCTACCGCACGAACGGCACCAGCGGACGAATGCACGGGGAACAGCCAGAGAGACCAAGAAGACCCAAGAGTACGGAGAGACTGATGGACGACGTCAATGCCACCGAGTACTCGGACTTCCGCAGAGAGAGGCCAAGAAGGAGGGACGAAAGACCTGGGGTCAAGTCCCCGCGAAACGGAGTGTCGCCCTGTTACAGCGAGGAGAAGCTGAGAAGGCAGCAAATCGACGACAAGACAGAGGTAACCAATGAGATGTTCTACAAGGTGATGAACGCCATGTCGGAGCCTAGAAAGGAGCATCGGACAGAGAGGAGAAAGAACAGGCACGGGAGGAGGCCACATTCGGCGCCTGTCCTCGACGTGGACCATCCGAACGACGAGGGCAGGAAGTGCAATCACAGAAACAGGAAGCCTGCTCCTCCCCCACCTGGCTACCAGGACCCAGCGGTGGCACCTCTGCCCAAGTACCGTCATCCACCTCCTGCGCCTACCACGAACGTCCTGGAGGTGGAGaacaacaataaaattattcttaag ATCGAGCCCATAAAATCGCCCGTGGAAGCGCCGGCGACCAACGGCACAACGCCGTCCGACACGTCAAGCACCGGTGCACCGCCGCCCAACACGAAAAGACTGAGATGCGCCAGCGTGCCAGTGGCGCAGAACAAGGTCGTGGTGCCACGAAGCGCTGTGTCATTGCCTTGCATGCCGATACGCGACAGCAAGGACAGCCTTAGCAACAATCTTCCCGTCATTCCGAATCCGCACAGCCCGCCGTCCAGCAGGCCCAGCAGCCCGACCACGAGCTCCAGCTCCAGCAACCTCACGTCCGAGTGTTCCGGCTGGGTCAGTAGCGGAGACACGTCGAGCTCGGAACAGCGTCGCAACGCGAAGCTGTCCAGCGAGCAGCTCAGACAAAAGCTGTCGAAGATAGTGCCCAGGAAGGAGAGGCCACCTGCCAAGGAGAACATCGAGGAGCACTCGTACGAGGAGGTTCGACTTCCACCTCCGAAGATGTTCCAGGACGAGCCCCCACCGCCGGAAGAGTTTCGCGATCCGCCTCCCGTCATCGACAACCCTCTGTACCACGTCTACGAGACGGCGAAGCCTGCCAGAAGCCCGAAGCAAACGAAAACGGCGCCGTGCAGTCCTCAGAAGAACAGGGACAGGGACAGGGACACCGCTTACGGTGGCAGGGACATCTGCCTGGACTGCTACCAGGAGGGCAAGGAACTCTTGCAGTCCACCCAGGACGACTCGATCAACTTCAAGAAGTGCAAGGAGGAATTCAAGCGTCAGATGAGCTTCTCTGGAAAGATCTACAG AGAACGAAAGGAAGCGCAGATGCGTTTCCATAAGCGCGCCCATTCCCTTGGATACGGTGACCTCCTGACCCCGTCGTCGGTTAAACCTCTAAGATCCAATGTGCCTCTTAGTGACTATCCGACCCTGGCCTCGACCATGCCGTACTTCCACATCAGCAACGAGTACAGGCTCTTCTCGCCGGAGGGGGCGCATCTCATCATCTGCGTCCACGGTCTCGATGGGAACCCTGCCGATCTCCGTCTCATCAAGACCTATTTAGAACTCAGTCTTCCCGGGGCCCATCTAGATTTTTTAATGTCTGAGAGGAATCAG GGTGACACTTTCTCGGACTTCGACAGGATGACCGATCGACTAGTGTGCGAAATACTCCATCATACCGTGACGTCGGGCCTGAACCCGACGAAAGTGAGCTTCATCGGACACTCTTTAGGGACCATCATCATACGCAGCGCTCTGACGCGGCCAGAACTGCGACCGCTGCTGCCGCGTTTGCACACATTCCTCAGCCTGAGCGGGCCACATTTGGGCACCCTGTACAACACCAGCGGATTGGTTAACGCAG GCATGTGGTTCATGCAGAAGCTGAAGAAATCCGGCTCGCTGCTGCAGCTGGCCATGAAGGACGCGTCCGACGTCAGGCAGTCCTTCATGTTCCGTCTCAGCCAGAGGAGCAATCTCGAGAAGTTCAAACACGTCCTTCTGTGCGGTAGCGCGCAGGATCGCTACGTGCCGCTTCATTCCGCGCGGATAGAGCTCTGCAAGGCCGCCGTTCGTGATTCGACAGATCAAG GCGCAGCGTATCGCGAGATGGTGCACAACATCCTGTACCCAGTGATGTCCACCAGCGGGGTGAGTCTAGTGAGGTACGACGTGCACCACGCGCTACCAGCGACGGCGAACGCCCTGATTGGTCGAGCCGCCCACATCGCCGTCCTCGATTCCGAGCTTTTCATCGAGAAGTTCCTGCTGGTGGCTGGCTTGAAGTACTTCAGATAA